The following are encoded in a window of Penaeus vannamei isolate JL-2024 chromosome 35, ASM4276789v1, whole genome shotgun sequence genomic DNA:
- the LOC113819076 gene encoding uncharacterized protein isoform X4 has product MLETTFFLRLPLAALYVGPNPGFSRSGAFAERGKMVFLHGVLYLEVIEGRDLPDVDTSWFRSSKDVSDPYVTVDTCCAGRKTCRIAKTSIIYNSLNPHWGEKFRIEMCHETESLLFTVKDLDLVKMESMGFMSIRAEDLLSDEPVTGWFPIIDKSGNPAGSLNVSLRFLTTAQITRSNEVPDTVFPMRTGCRVKLYQDAHTPAEPPVTDVPTRTGDAYEPPQLWVDITNAIENAQKLIYIIGWSVKADMSLLRDGECENLGDVLKRKANEGVRVMVMVWNEAMSTDIYTPGIMGTHDEETRLFFEGSEVEVFLAPRQKNKGKLMENNFVATLYTHHQKCVIVDAEAEGDDRRRLVAFAGGIDLTDGRYDTPDHPLYKTLPEQHQYDFYNGICQSSVTQGPREPWHDIHMYVEGRAANDLLQNFVERWRRQAPDRENRLLPVTEDDFVLEWDSPDETIWNVQFFRSINSDSAQFDSNVLDRLLTRKGRLYENSIQRAYVHHIRRAKRFIYIENQYFLGSAHSWLVHEAKCPHLIPIELTTRIINAINAGEDFRVYVVIPIHPEGDPTSTAVQEILHWQHRTMEMMYKKIAKAIRKTKIEAHPTDYLSFYCLGKRECPEDLPDGLDEPDSGTVAEKARENLRFMIYVHSKMAIFDDEYIIVGSANINERSMSGNRDSEMALGAYQPMYTKEECGDGEIEGDVRTFRLSLWAEHCGAHMEEHLTPTSVDCMRAINELAKSNLEKFIAPEAEHNDSHLMSYPLDVKYDGRVVVREDLEKFPDTGGSITGKNSNFLPNSLTT; this is encoded by the coding sequence GTTTCAGTCGGAGCGGCGCCTTCGCAGAGCGTGGCAAAATGGTCTTCCTTCACGGCGTCCTATACCTTGAGGTCATCGAGGGGCGGGACCTCCCTGACGTCGACACCTCCTGGTTCCGGTCCTCGAAGGATGTCTCGGATCCGTACGTGACCGTGGACACGTGCTGCGCGGGCCGGAAGACGTGCCGCATCGCCAAGACGTCCATCATCTACAATTCCCTGAACCCTCACTGGGGCGAGAAGTTCCGCATCGAGATGTGCCACGAAACGGAGTCCCTCCTCTTCACCGTCAAGGACCTCGACTTAGTCAAGATGGAGTCGATGGGATTCATGAGCATCAGAGCGGAGGACCTCCTTAGCGACGAGCCTGTGACTGGCTGGTTCCCGATCATAGACAAGAGCGGAAACCCAGCCGGTTCCCTCAATGTGTCACTGCGTTTTTTGACCACGGCTCAGATAACGCGGTCCAATGAGGTTCCAGACACAGTGTTTCCCATGCGGACTGGCTGCCGTGTGAAGCTCTACCaggacgcccacacgcccgctgAGCCACCGGTCACGGACGTCCCAACACGAACAGGAGACGCATACGAACCACCGCAACTGTGGGTGGACATCACCAACGCTATCGAAAATGCACAAAAGCTGATTTATATCATCGGATGGAGCGTGAAGGCAGACATGAGTCTCTTACGCGATGGCGAATGCGAGAATCTGGGTGACGTGCTAAAGAGGAAGGCAAACGAAGGGGTCAGGGTCATGGTCATGGTCTGGAATGAGGCCATGAGCACGGATATCTACACCCCAGGGATCATGGGCACTCATGATGAGGAGACAAGGCTTTTCTTCGAGGGGTCAGAGGTCGAAGTTTTCCTGGCACCACGTCAGAAGAACAAGGGTAAGCTCATGGAAAATAATTTTGTGGCAACCCTGTACACCCACCACCAGAAGTGTGTTATAGTTGATGCCGAAGCAGAAGGTGATGACAGGCGACGTCTGGTGGCATTTGCTGGAGGCATTGACTTGACAGATGGACGCTATGACACGCCTGACCACCCTCTGTATAAAACACTGCCAGAACAACACCAATATGATTTCTACAATGGCATCTGTCAGTCCTCAGTTACTCAAGGCCCACGTGAGCCTTGGCatgatatccatatgtatgtagaaGGACGGGCAGCTAATGACCTTTTGCAAAACTTTGTAGAGAGGTGGCGTCGTCAGGCTCCAGATAGGGAAAACCGTCTTCTTCCAGTCACTGAAGATGACTTTGTCTTGGAGTGGGATTCTCCAGATGAGACAATATGGAATGTGCAGTTCTTCCGTTCCATTAACTCTGACTCTGCACAGTTTGATTCGAATGTCCTGGATAGACTACTTACCAGGAAGGGCCGATTGTATGAGAACTCCATTCAGAGAGCTTATGTACATCACATCCGACGAGCTAAACGCTTTATTTATATAGAAAATCAGTATTTCCTCGGGTCAGCACACAGCTGGTTAGTGCATGAAGCAAAGTGCCCGCATCTTATCCCCATCGAGCTTACAACGAGAATAATAAATGCCATAAATGCAGGAGAGGACTTCCGGGTGTATGTGGTGATTCCTATCCACCCAGAGGGAGACCCAACCTCAACAGCGGTGCAAGAAATCCTTCACTGGCAACATCGTACAATGGAAATGATGTACAAAAAGATTGCTAAGGCCATTCGCAAGACCAAAATAGAAGCCCATCCCACTGACTACCTTAGCTTCTATTGTCTAGGGAAGCGAGAATGTCCAGAAGATCTCCCAGATGGTTTGGATGAACCAGACTCTGGAACTGTAGCTGAAAAGGCACGTGAGAATCTCCGTTTCATGATCTATGTCCACTCCAAAATGGCAATAtttgatgatgaatatattattGTTGGTTCGGCTAACATCAATGAAAGGAGCATGAGTGGCAACCGTGATTCTGAAATGGCTCTAGGAGCATATCAGCCAATGTATACCAAAGAAGAGTGTGGAGACGGTGAAATAGAGGGTGACGTCAGAACTTTCCGCTTATCCCTGTGGGCTGAGCACTGCGGTGCTCACATGGAGGAACATCTTACACCAACTTCAGTTGACTGTATGAGAGCCATTAATGAACTTGCAAAGTCAAATCTAGAGAAGTTCATAGCACCAGAAGCAGAGCACAATGATTCTCATTTGATGTCCTACCCACTTGACGTCAAGTATGACGGCAGAGTAGTGGTGCGGGAAGACCTGGAAAAATTCCCCGACACAGGTGGCTCTATCACTGGCAAGAACTCCAACTTCCTACCAAATTCTCTCACTACCTAG